CCACGGCGCCTGCAGCCAGTGTTTTACCATCCATTATAGAAGCTTCCATTTCAACACGTTTATCGAGGGCCAATGATGACCCTAATCCTGCATTGAAAACTTCATCGTCCTCCATGGACATAACTGCAGATTCCACAGCATCGAGAGCGCTTTGATCACGTTTCAAAATGTCAAACCCTGACCTCACTGCTTTTTTAACTCCCGCGATGCCTACTTCTTGCCTTTCTGCACGCCATTCTCCTGCACCACCGTGAACTATTATTGTTGGTCTCTGAGCTTTCATCATTGTATCACCCACAAAGATTTTGAGATTAGCTACAATGCTCTTTTGAGGATTTAAAGCCTATGCTGATGAAAACATCTAATAGTTTGAAAATGGTTTCTATTATGGGATGATGTGAGGCGACGGCGTGGAGCCTTTTTAGCAGTGACGCGCCCAACTTGCTGACCCCTTTAAATTATTTGTTTGCTTTATACATAGACTATAAGTTGAATACTTCAAACGTGTGGAAAATGCGGATATTGAAAGCAACTTTGGAGAATATTAGAGCCGCCGCAGAAATTGTTAAAGAGGGCGGATTAGTCGTTTATCCAACTGACACTGTTTACGGTTTGGGTTGCGACCCTTTTAACGTTAATGCAGTTGAAAAGCTTATTCGAGTAAAAGGCACAAGAGACAAACCTTTGCCCATTCTTTCATGTAGCTTCGACGACATTGAGAAAGTAGCTGAGCTTTCTAATAAAGCTAGAAGAATTGGTGAAAAGCTTTGGCCAGGACCCTTGACTTTAATATTACCGAAAAAACTTCTTCCTGATATTGTTACATTTGGCTTAGCAACTGTTGGTGTAAGGATACCAAACCACGAAGTTGCACTTAAGCTCATAAAGTTATCAGGAGGGCTTCTTATAGGCACCAGTGCTAACAAAACTGGAGTTCAACATCCGTCTACTGCTGCTGAGGCTTATAAGCAATTGAAGGATGAAGTAGATGTGATTCTTGATGGCGGCATGACTGGATTCGGAGTTTCTTCAACAATGCTTGATTTGACTGGAGAAAAGCCTAAAATCTTACGTATTGGGCCTATAACTCTTGAAAATTTATTGGAATTTGGATTCATTCCTTAGTAGTTTGCTGGTTTAGGTTGACTTACCACACCAATTTGCAGTTCTATACGCAGAGCTAGAATTTCATTGACTCTTCGATGATACCCTCTTTCGTGAAGATTAGGAAGTCAAGCCCATTACCGCTCATAGAGTCACGGCTTATTGCTGATTTCATAGCGCGAACCGCCATTTCCTTAGCCTCTTGCAAACTCATATCTTCTCTATAATTTTCTTCAAGAACCCCAACAGCAATTTCAGCGCCTGTACCCACCGCTGCATATTTGTCAGGAATTACAGAACCTAAAACGTCCAAAACATAAATTGAAGGACCTTCATCATCC
This genomic interval from Candidatus Bathyarchaeota archaeon contains the following:
- a CDS encoding L-threonylcarbamoyladenylate synthase, encoding MRILKATLENIRAAAEIVKEGGLVVYPTDTVYGLGCDPFNVNAVEKLIRVKGTRDKPLPILSCSFDDIEKVAELSNKARRIGEKLWPGPLTLILPKKLLPDIVTFGLATVGVRIPNHEVALKLIKLSGGLLIGTSANKTGVQHPSTAAEAYKQLKDEVDVILDGGMTGFGVSSTMLDLTGEKPKILRIGPITLENLLEFGFIP